One Coccinella septempunctata chromosome X, icCocSept1.1, whole genome shotgun sequence genomic window carries:
- the LOC123322285 gene encoding uncharacterized protein LOC123322285, producing MAQKENSDVIAITEHWKSKDELPVYKIIGYKPNSQPLADVDLFLEKLKTLLEKCTLERAPFILVGDFNLDILSGSHDSVGLISLLESFNLEPLIRQPTRPSSGTCLDNVITPLVGQAKVIEHHISDHSALKFTSNLNFTTDRRIKSVKRRIINDESTDIFLQELSLLSWDDIFVNSSDPNHLWNIFHSRFFQTFDRCFPKVTIHPSTSRNNFKLTPELINMKKHLDLLYILSFSRSELKDTYKSVKKHYDSLLSRARRDHFSYFIRNSENKSKASWKVINSLTKTCQHGFVRNRSIETATYELINEVLVSLESGEVPMGLFLDLTKAFDCVEHERLLEILDDCGIRDNQLKLIDSYLTSRKQIVVMEVDGELVKSDIRENKMGVPQGSIPGPILFIIYINKLPKAKVSAKYSMRMFADDTNYLLKSSDIVSAVVDSNNVLKSVGDWFQDHNLILNIDKTQCIFFYTEKSKLNYPSSVNIANSNVVVKHSVVFLGLVLDRHLKWGPHTEQLRCRLNSICYMLFMLRDQIDFDLMKIIYYSNFQSIMSYGIIFWGNSSHVGNLFIVQKRALRTMLNLGFRESCRGLFKSNNILTIYGLYIYRLLIFFRNHSRYFELLSF from the exons GCCTAATTCCCAACCTTTGGCAGATGTGGATCTGTTCTTAGAGAAACTTAAGACTCTTCTAGAGAAATGTACACTTGAGAGAGCTCCTTTCATTTTGGTGGGAGATTTCAACCTGGACATCCTGTCAGGATCTCATGACAGTGTTGGGCTTATATCACTCCTGGAGAGTTTCAACTTGGAACCCTTGATTCGTCAGCCCACACGACCCTCATCGGGAACCTGTCTGGATAATGTTATAACCCCCCTGGTGGGGCAAGCTAAGGTGATCGAACATCATATAAGTGACCATTCCGCCCTGAAATTCACTTCCAACCTCAATTTCACTACTGATCGCAGAATAAAGTCGGTCAAGAGGAGAATAATAAATGATGAGTCCACCGATATCTTCCTCCAAGAGCTGTCTCTGTTGAGTTGGGATGACATCTTTGTAAATTCATCTGACCCTAACCATCTTTGGAATATATTCCATAGCCGATTTTTTCAGACATTTGATAGATGTTTTCCTAAGGTAACCATTCATCCTTCAACATCCAGGAATAACTTCAAGCTAACACCTGAACTAATAAACATGAAAAAACATCTCGACTTATTATACATACTTTCTTTCTCTAGATCTGAATTGAAAGACACGTATAAGTCAGTGAAGAAACATTATGATAGTCTCCTGTCGAGGGCGAGGAGGGACCACTTCAGTTACTTCATAAGAAACTCTGAAAACAAGTCAAAAGCCTCCTGGAAGgtgataaattctcttacaaaaA CTTGTCAGCATGGATTTGTGAGAAACAGAAGCATTGAAACTGCTACTTATGAGCTTATTAATGAAGTCTTAGTTTCCCTTGAGAGTGGTGAGGTGCCTATGGGACTATTCTTAGATTTAACAAAGGCCTTCGATTGTGTGGAGCATGAAAGACTGCTGGAGATCCTTGATGACTGTGGAATAAGAGACAATCAATTAAAGTTAATAGATAGCTACCTTACATCTCGCAAACAGATAGTTGTTATGGAGGTTGATGGTGAATTAGTCAAGTCAGACATAAGAGAGAATAAGATGGGCGTTCCTCAGGGAAGTATTCCGGGACCTATTCTTTTTATCATCTACATCAACAAGTTACCTAAGGCAAAAGTCTCAGCTAAGTATTCTATGAGgatgtttgctgatgacaccaACTATTTGCTAAAATCTTCGGATATAGTGTCAGCTGTTGTGGACTCGAACAATGTTTTGAAGTCTGTGGGTGATTGGTTTCAAGATCACAATCTTATCTTAAATATTGACAAGACACAGTGTATTTTCTTCTACACTGAAAAATCCAAACTGAACTATCCTTCATCAGTGAATATTGCTAATAGCAATGTTGTGGTCAAACATAGTGTTGTATTTTTGGGACTTGTTTTAGATAGACACTTGAAGTGGGGACCTCATACTGAACAACTTAGATGTAGGCTCAACTCCATTTGTTATATGCTCTTTATGTTAAGGGATCAGATTGATTTTGACCTAATGAAGATTATATATTACTCTAATTTCCAGTCAATTATGTCCTATGGGATTATTTTTTGGGGTAACTCTTCCCATGTAGGTAATTTATTCATAGTTCAAAAGAGAGCTTTAAGAACTATGCTCAATCTGGGCTTTAGAGAATCTTGTAGGGGTTTATTCAAAAGTAATAATATTCTTACCATATATGGACTTTACATATATAGATTACTGATTTTCTTCCGCAATCATAGCCGCTATTTTGAGTTACTGAGTTTCTGA
- the LOC123322286 gene encoding uncharacterized protein LOC123322286: MKRYSMGRPLTFREPTPPSGPPSPASNGSTLSLSADWEVPPERKRDAGTSTEPPATRTVGTDGYHVYLGLGPRSCWRCGNEGHRREHCRGERVKFCSRCGCVGVLSRDCCARTTDRDRRPPLTTVSQRGTPSRSGSSGSRAEAYNYKVCKNGTCQSQIYNIIGFYKIL; encoded by the exons atgaaaCGTTACTCGATGGGCCGACCGTTAACATTTAGGGAACCGACCCCACCGTCCGGACCGCCTTCTCCAGCAAGTAATGGGTCGACGCTCAGCCTGTCGGCAGACTGGGAGGTGCCGCCGGAAAGGAAAAGAGACGCCGGGACCAGCACAGAACCGCCAGCCACCAGGACCGTGGGTACCGATGGATATCACGTCTACCTGGGGTTGGGCCCCCGAAGCTGTTGGCGGTGTGGCAACGAAGGCCACCGACGAGAACACTGCAGAGGGGAGCGGGTGAAATTTTGTTCTAGGTGTGGCTGCGTGGGTGTCCTATCACGGGATTGCTGTGCCCGAACCACCGACCGTGACCGCAGACCTCCCTTAACCACCGTCAGCCAGCGAGGAACCCCAAGCCGGAGCGGATCCTCAGGAAGCAGGGCAGaggcat ATAATTACAAAGTTTGTAAAAATGGAACATGTCAAAGCCAAATATACAATATCATTGGTTTttacaaaattctttga